A portion of the Kribbella jejuensis genome contains these proteins:
- a CDS encoding SigE family RNA polymerase sigma factor gives MSDRDAEFLEYVTVHRGRMLRTARLLASGDVHWAEDLVQVALTKLYVHWSKVRREDGAARYADRILVNSFLDERRRMWRHREASTERIHDAAPPPAQDPAERLTLLEALAKLPRRQHAVVVLRYFRDFDIHTTAELMGCSEGTVKSQTSRALSTLRDLLHEPLETLESLR, from the coding sequence GTGAGCGACCGCGATGCGGAGTTCCTCGAGTACGTCACCGTGCACCGCGGCCGGATGCTGCGGACCGCCCGGCTGCTGGCGTCCGGGGACGTGCACTGGGCCGAGGATCTGGTCCAGGTCGCGCTGACCAAGCTCTACGTGCACTGGTCGAAAGTGCGGCGCGAGGACGGCGCGGCGCGGTACGCCGACCGGATCCTGGTGAACAGCTTCCTCGACGAGCGCCGGCGGATGTGGCGCCACCGGGAGGCGAGCACCGAGCGGATCCACGACGCGGCGCCGCCGCCGGCCCAGGACCCGGCCGAGCGGTTGACCCTCCTGGAGGCCCTCGCGAAGCTTCCGCGCCGTCAGCACGCCGTCGTCGTCCTGCGCTACTTCCGCGACTTCGACATCCACACCACCGCCGAGCTGATGGGTTGTTCGGAGGGGACAGTGAAATCCCAGACCTCCCGCGCTCTGTCGACGTTGCGTGATCTCCTGCACGAGCCCCTCGAGACCCTGGAGAGCCTGCGATGA
- a CDS encoding mannosyltransferase family protein, producing the protein MPSAQGREVLGWWLVTRAGLFLLSVSAPLLFNRFPDYPHVWKAWLQWDVAHLNAVAQYGYNHGEPSGAPLAAFFPGFPLLVRLVSYTGIGYVASGIVVSAVASAVAGVYLARLAQYEFPELKGIGPNAAMVWYGAPVGVFLAAGYTESLFCAFAFPAWLAARQGRWARAAVFVALASTVRVSGLFLIFALLVEFLTSKKRDWVSLPWLALPVVPVLGFMAYLKHIHGSWFAWHQAQEKGWPRKFTWPWTSLQHTVQAATKGFFPADRTDWTWMFRAELVALFVCLLLLVWLLWRRSWGEAAWVAATLGAFCTSYWVFSLTRATLLLWPLWIGLAVLIRRKPWLGRLYLGLAIPLAAAWACAFFTGRWSG; encoded by the coding sequence ATGCCATCGGCCCAAGGGCGGGAGGTGCTCGGGTGGTGGCTCGTCACCCGGGCGGGGTTGTTCCTGCTGTCGGTCTCGGCGCCGTTGCTGTTCAACCGTTTTCCCGACTACCCGCACGTCTGGAAGGCGTGGCTGCAGTGGGACGTCGCGCATCTGAACGCGGTGGCCCAGTACGGGTACAACCACGGTGAGCCGTCCGGTGCGCCACTCGCTGCGTTCTTCCCGGGCTTCCCGTTGCTGGTCCGCCTCGTCAGCTACACCGGGATCGGCTACGTTGCCTCGGGCATCGTGGTGTCTGCGGTCGCCAGTGCGGTCGCAGGGGTGTACCTCGCGCGCCTGGCGCAGTACGAGTTTCCGGAGCTGAAGGGGATCGGGCCGAACGCGGCCATGGTCTGGTACGGCGCTCCGGTCGGTGTCTTCCTCGCTGCCGGGTACACCGAGTCGCTGTTCTGTGCGTTCGCGTTCCCCGCCTGGCTGGCGGCGCGGCAGGGGCGCTGGGCGCGGGCAGCCGTGTTCGTGGCGCTGGCGTCGACCGTGCGGGTGTCCGGGCTGTTCTTGATCTTCGCCCTGCTCGTCGAGTTCCTGACGTCCAAGAAGCGCGACTGGGTCTCGCTGCCCTGGTTGGCGCTGCCCGTCGTACCGGTGCTGGGCTTCATGGCGTACCTGAAGCACATCCACGGGTCCTGGTTCGCCTGGCATCAGGCGCAGGAGAAGGGCTGGCCCCGGAAGTTCACCTGGCCGTGGACGTCCCTGCAGCACACCGTGCAGGCTGCGACGAAAGGTTTCTTCCCTGCGGACCGCACGGACTGGACGTGGATGTTCCGTGCGGAGCTGGTCGCTCTGTTCGTCTGCTTGTTGCTCCTGGTCTGGCTGCTCTGGCGACGGTCCTGGGGTGAGGCCGCGTGGGTTGCTGCCACGCTGGGAGCATTCTGTACGTCGTACTGGGTCTTCTCGCTCACCCGGGCCACCCTGCTCCTGTGGCCGCTGTGGATCGGCCTGGCGGTCCTGATCAGGCGAAAACCGTGGCTCGGCCGGCTCTATCTAGGGCTGGCGATACCACTGGCCGCCGCCTGGGCCTGCGCCTTCTTCACCGGCCGCTGGTCCGGCTGA
- a CDS encoding GH92 family glycosyl hydrolase has product MTPAHAAPASAQEVVSGTSYFTSFESGQPQPGYTDTVETGPDGKPRTEGVRGPTPTGIGGSQMDKVTKVTANGENTGGGEIATNAADGDKFTKWLVFEPTGWLIYQTSAPVVIRKYALTSANDADGRDPQNWTVSGSNDGTTWTTLDTQTGQSFEKRFQTKEYSFANDTAYTYFKLDITLNHGENIVQLADWYLSNGDPLPPPGPVAESRLDSGPTSAYNARARVGFTGVKSFRYAGHQDAEGRGYTWNKISDVDLKVGKDTRLSYKIFPEHVEGDLSYPSTYAAVDLAFDDGTYLSDLKAKDHHGFELSPRGQGDSKALYTNQWNNVEADLGKVAAGKTIKRILVGYDKPSGPADFRGWLDDIRIAAAINPDRAAQKTAAKHPSDLALTTRGTNATGGFSRGNNFPATAVPHGFNFWTPVTNAGSTSWLYDYAKGNNEANRPTMQALSISHEPSPWMGDRQTFQVMPSTADTPTADRKARAWSFSHDNEIARPYYYGVTFDNGNAAEIAPTDHAAMLRFSFPAGKASLVFDNVNNSGGLTLDPATGVVTGYSDIKSGLSTGAGRLFVYGVVDQKVLASGKLSNGGGANVGGYFMFGAETTQVQLRIATSLIGTEQARKNLELELPAGSKFGHVRDAAQALWDKKLSTIEVEGATADQLTTLYSNLYRLFLYPNNGSENTGTASKPVISYASPTSPKVGTDTPTTTGSKIVAGQTYVNNGFWDTYRTVWPAYSMLAPEAADLVNGFVQQYKDGGWISRWSSPGYANLMVGTSSDVAFADAYLKGIKGIDVQAMYDAAVKNASVVPPSQNVGRKGMDLSTFNGYTANTTGEGFSWSMDGYINDFGIANMSKKLYDTAKKNDPRKQEYLDNYKYFLNRARNYVTLFDPAIGFFQGKDPSGVWGNSPSTFDPQDWGHDYTETNAWNMAFSTPQDGAGLAAIYGGRDGLAKKLDEFFSIPEDALHTGGYGGTIHEMLEARDVRMGQYGHSNQPSHHITYMYDFAGQPWKTQALVREVLSRLYTGSEIGQGYPGDEDNGEMSSWYIFSALGFYPLQVGSPSYAIGSPLFTKATIRLAGGKKLVVSAPGNSSTNIYVKSVRVNGKRWTSTSLPHSLIAEGGKIEFEMTDQPTSWGTGRNDAPPSITTPGEDPMTWRDSTSDTGAVIGAGGTDVSSLIDNDAKTQVTLTGAQPTVTVALPQGRPVGMYTLTSGATGTAPFAWTLEGSNDGTTWSTVDRRTGQSWAWASYTRSFSVASPKAYTQYRLVFAPGADGVTLSEIELLGTLKGVEAGTHPSDQRVAETKPSPTPSQSIDRNWG; this is encoded by the coding sequence ATGACGCCAGCGCATGCTGCTCCAGCCTCAGCACAGGAGGTTGTCAGCGGTACGTCGTACTTCACCTCGTTCGAGTCCGGTCAGCCGCAACCGGGGTACACCGACACGGTCGAGACCGGCCCGGACGGGAAGCCGCGCACCGAGGGTGTCCGCGGACCGACGCCGACCGGCATCGGCGGCAGCCAGATGGACAAGGTCACCAAGGTGACCGCGAACGGCGAGAACACCGGCGGCGGCGAGATCGCCACCAACGCCGCCGACGGGGACAAGTTCACCAAGTGGCTGGTGTTCGAGCCGACCGGGTGGCTGATCTACCAGACCTCGGCGCCGGTCGTGATCAGGAAGTACGCGCTGACCTCGGCGAACGACGCCGACGGCCGCGACCCGCAGAACTGGACCGTCTCCGGTTCGAACGACGGGACTACCTGGACCACGCTGGACACCCAGACCGGTCAGAGCTTCGAGAAGCGCTTCCAGACCAAGGAGTACAGCTTCGCCAACGACACGGCGTACACGTACTTCAAGCTCGACATCACGCTGAACCACGGCGAGAACATCGTCCAGCTCGCCGACTGGTACCTGTCGAACGGCGACCCGCTGCCGCCGCCCGGGCCGGTCGCCGAGTCGCGGCTCGACTCCGGCCCGACCAGCGCGTACAACGCCCGCGCCCGGGTCGGCTTCACCGGCGTGAAGTCCTTCCGGTACGCCGGCCACCAGGACGCCGAGGGCCGCGGGTACACCTGGAACAAGATCTCCGACGTCGACCTCAAGGTCGGCAAGGACACCCGGCTGTCGTACAAGATCTTCCCCGAGCACGTGGAGGGCGACCTCAGCTACCCCAGTACGTACGCCGCGGTGGACCTGGCCTTCGACGACGGGACGTACCTGAGCGACCTGAAGGCGAAGGACCACCACGGGTTCGAGCTGAGCCCGCGCGGCCAGGGCGACTCGAAGGCGCTGTACACGAACCAGTGGAACAACGTCGAGGCGGATCTCGGGAAGGTTGCCGCCGGCAAGACGATCAAGCGGATCCTGGTCGGCTACGACAAGCCGTCCGGACCGGCCGACTTCCGCGGCTGGCTGGACGACATCCGGATCGCGGCCGCGATCAACCCGGACCGCGCGGCCCAGAAGACCGCGGCCAAGCACCCGTCCGACCTGGCGCTCACCACCCGCGGCACGAACGCGACCGGCGGCTTCTCACGCGGCAACAACTTCCCCGCGACCGCCGTACCGCACGGCTTCAATTTCTGGACCCCGGTGACGAACGCCGGCTCGACCTCCTGGCTGTACGACTATGCCAAGGGCAACAACGAGGCGAACCGGCCGACCATGCAGGCGCTCTCGATCAGCCACGAGCCGAGCCCGTGGATGGGTGACCGGCAGACGTTCCAGGTGATGCCTTCCACGGCCGACACCCCGACCGCGGATCGCAAGGCGCGCGCGTGGTCGTTCAGCCACGACAACGAGATCGCCCGGCCGTACTACTACGGCGTCACGTTCGACAACGGCAACGCGGCCGAGATCGCGCCGACGGACCACGCCGCGATGCTGCGCTTCAGCTTCCCGGCCGGCAAGGCGTCGCTCGTCTTCGACAATGTGAACAACAGCGGCGGCCTGACCCTGGACCCGGCGACCGGCGTCGTCACCGGGTACTCCGACATCAAGAGCGGGTTGTCAACCGGCGCCGGACGGCTGTTCGTGTACGGCGTGGTGGACCAGAAGGTACTTGCCTCGGGCAAGCTGTCGAACGGTGGTGGCGCCAACGTAGGCGGCTACTTCATGTTCGGCGCCGAGACCACCCAGGTGCAACTGCGGATCGCGACCTCGCTGATCGGCACCGAGCAGGCGCGCAAGAACCTCGAGCTCGAACTCCCGGCAGGTTCGAAGTTCGGGCACGTGCGGGATGCCGCGCAGGCGCTGTGGGACAAGAAGCTCAGCACGATCGAGGTCGAGGGAGCGACCGCCGACCAGCTGACCACGCTGTACTCGAACCTCTACCGCCTGTTCCTCTACCCGAACAACGGCTCCGAGAACACCGGCACCGCGTCGAAGCCGGTGATCAGCTACGCGTCCCCGACCTCGCCGAAGGTCGGTACCGACACCCCGACCACGACCGGCTCCAAGATCGTTGCCGGGCAGACGTACGTGAACAACGGCTTCTGGGACACGTACCGCACGGTTTGGCCGGCGTACTCAATGTTGGCGCCAGAAGCTGCCGACCTGGTCAACGGCTTCGTCCAGCAGTACAAGGACGGCGGCTGGATCTCGCGCTGGTCATCGCCCGGCTACGCGAACCTGATGGTCGGTACGTCGTCCGACGTCGCCTTCGCGGACGCGTACCTGAAGGGCATCAAGGGCATCGACGTGCAGGCGATGTACGACGCCGCGGTGAAGAACGCGTCCGTCGTACCGCCGTCGCAGAACGTCGGCCGCAAGGGCATGGACCTGTCCACGTTCAACGGCTACACGGCCAACACCACCGGTGAAGGCTTCAGCTGGTCGATGGACGGCTACATCAACGACTTCGGCATCGCGAACATGTCGAAGAAGCTGTACGACACCGCGAAGAAGAACGACCCGCGCAAGCAGGAGTACCTCGACAACTACAAGTACTTCCTGAACCGGGCCCGGAACTACGTGACGCTGTTCGACCCGGCGATCGGGTTCTTCCAGGGCAAGGACCCGAGCGGCGTCTGGGGCAACTCGCCCAGCACGTTCGACCCGCAGGACTGGGGCCACGACTACACCGAGACGAACGCGTGGAACATGGCGTTCTCGACGCCGCAGGACGGCGCCGGGCTGGCCGCGATCTACGGCGGCCGGGACGGGCTGGCGAAGAAGCTCGACGAGTTCTTCAGCATCCCCGAGGACGCGCTGCACACCGGCGGGTACGGCGGCACCATCCACGAGATGCTCGAGGCCCGGGACGTGCGGATGGGACAGTACGGGCACAGCAACCAGCCGTCGCACCACATCACGTACATGTACGACTTCGCGGGTCAGCCGTGGAAGACGCAGGCGCTCGTACGTGAGGTGCTGTCGCGGCTGTACACCGGTTCCGAGATCGGCCAGGGGTACCCGGGCGACGAGGACAACGGCGAGATGTCGTCGTGGTACATCTTCAGCGCGCTCGGCTTCTACCCGCTGCAGGTCGGTTCGCCGTCGTACGCGATCGGCTCGCCGCTGTTCACCAAGGCGACGATCCGGCTGGCCGGCGGCAAGAAGCTGGTCGTCAGTGCACCTGGTAACAGCTCCACGAACATCTATGTGAAGAGTGTTCGGGTCAATGGGAAGCGATGGACGTCGACGTCGCTCCCGCATTCGTTGATCGCAGAAGGCGGCAAGATCGAGTTCGAGATGACCGACCAGCCGACGTCCTGGGGCACCGGCCGCAACGACGCCCCGCCGTCGATCACCACCCCGGGCGAGGACCCGATGACGTGGCGGGACTCGACCTCCGACACCGGTGCGGTGATCGGTGCGGGTGGTACGGACGTCTCGTCGCTGATCGACAACGACGCCAAGACGCAGGTGACGCTGACCGGTGCACAGCCGACCGTCACGGTCGCGCTGCCGCAGGGCCGGCCGGTCGGCATGTACACACTGACGAGCGGTGCCACCGGTACGGCGCCGTTCGCGTGGACGCTGGAGGGTTCGAACGACGGTACGACGTGGAGCACCGTGGACCGGCGTACCGGTCAGTCCTGGGCGTGGGCGTCGTACACGAGGTCATTCAGCGTGGCGTCGCCCAAGGCGTACACGCAGTACCGCCTGGTGTTCGCTCCGGGAGCTGATGGCGTCACGCTCTCTGAGATCGAACTGCTCGGCACGCTGAAGGGCGTCGAGGCCGGCACGCACCCGAGCGACCAGCGCGTCGCCGAGACGAAGCCGAGCCCGACCCCGTCCCAGTCGATCGACCGCAACTGGGGCTGA
- a CDS encoding PadR family transcriptional regulator, with amino-acid sequence MGNRSGVLELAVLGLLHEAPMHGYELRKRVNAQFGWGRVLSFGSLYPCLKAMLRNGLITADPGTPESGRRPKIVYTITADGKDYFAHAMHEAGPSAWEDDTFGVRFSFFGRTDPATRLRILEGRKARMEERLANFRAAMSRTAERVDAYTLELQRHGLESAEREVRWLNELIDGERRQQRPPDQHHPPIQGDSR; translated from the coding sequence ATGGGAAACCGCAGTGGGGTCCTGGAGCTCGCCGTACTCGGTCTGCTGCACGAAGCGCCGATGCACGGTTACGAGCTCCGCAAGCGCGTCAACGCCCAGTTCGGGTGGGGACGCGTGCTGTCGTTCGGTTCGCTCTACCCGTGTCTGAAGGCGATGCTCCGCAACGGGCTGATCACGGCCGACCCCGGGACGCCGGAGTCGGGTCGCCGGCCCAAGATCGTCTACACGATCACCGCCGACGGCAAGGACTACTTCGCGCACGCGATGCACGAAGCCGGTCCGTCGGCGTGGGAGGACGACACCTTCGGCGTCCGCTTCTCGTTCTTCGGCCGGACCGATCCGGCCACCCGGTTGCGCATCCTCGAGGGCCGCAAGGCCCGAATGGAGGAGCGGCTGGCCAACTTCCGGGCGGCGATGAGCCGGACGGCGGAGCGGGTCGACGCCTACACCCTCGAGCTGCAACGGCACGGCCTGGAGTCGGCCGAGCGCGAGGTCCGCTGGCTGAACGAGTTGATCGACGGCGAGCGGCGGCAGCAACGGCCCCCTGACCAGCACCATCCGCCTATCCAAGGAGATTCCAGATGA
- a CDS encoding transglycosylase domain-containing protein, which translates to MSEARRKAAPPRRQKKHWALRVLGWLAALFFLGIIGAVAAFFIMYQTTKIPDPNKEFATNTTTVTWDNGSRTLGAFYEQNRHSVPLAQIPKPVQDAVIAAEDRTFWTNPGISPQGMVRAAYNIARGQQLQGGSTITQQYVKVMYLTQERTVSRKLQELFIATKLGRQQDKSQTLEGYLNTIYFGKGAYGIAAAGDAYFQVPDPKNLSVPQAALLATVLNNPTLFDVDDLNDPRTAKRIIERYRYVLDGMQQMGTITPTKEAQYASKLPKLNPKPKNNRYKGWAGFLLDMARKELLQRGFTEDQISGGGLRVTTTFDYDQQQKMVKAAQNKLPDKHDNLHIGMASVQPGTGELVAMYGGPDYLKSQLNWATAKARPGSGFKPFALAAALEDNKSLYDIFQGDSPIKIQGQKLGNEFNRDYGDVTLLKATEQSINTAFYDLVDNQMDNGPDKVVTAAEAAGIPKTKYLEDGRNNPSTVLGPDPYASAVDMAEAYATFAADGVYAPLHVIKEVKGPDGKVLWSEKSLDKQKKQAFPQDIARTVNFALQDVVTDGTGTGAKDLGRPVAGKTGTAGGVAVEDRAKDKACGGCMAGSATLTSWWTGYTPQLSTAVVYRAGKTGESNLDPYSSDKAFFGGNWPLQTWLAFMKPALEGVPEVSFPDPSGDQIKDTTTPTYTPSPTNTPTNTPSSTPPPSTPPPSTPPPSTPPPNTPTGKPTKTKPTQTTTTPVITLPTGGPSKPTNTPRTPGTGQ; encoded by the coding sequence GTGAGTGAAGCTCGTAGAAAGGCCGCCCCGCCGCGCCGGCAGAAGAAGCACTGGGCGCTCCGGGTTCTCGGCTGGCTCGCGGCACTCTTCTTCCTCGGCATCATCGGCGCGGTCGCCGCGTTCTTCATCATGTACCAGACCACGAAGATCCCGGACCCGAACAAGGAGTTCGCCACCAACACCACCACGGTCACGTGGGACAACGGCAGCCGGACGCTCGGTGCCTTCTACGAGCAGAACCGGCACTCCGTGCCGCTCGCACAGATTCCCAAGCCCGTCCAGGACGCGGTCATCGCAGCGGAGGACCGGACGTTCTGGACGAACCCGGGCATCTCACCGCAGGGCATGGTGCGGGCCGCGTACAACATCGCGCGCGGCCAGCAATTGCAGGGGGGCTCGACGATCACCCAGCAGTACGTGAAGGTCATGTACCTGACCCAGGAGCGGACCGTCTCGCGCAAGCTCCAGGAGCTCTTCATCGCGACCAAGCTCGGCCGGCAACAGGACAAGAGCCAGACGCTCGAGGGCTACCTCAACACGATCTACTTCGGGAAGGGTGCCTACGGCATCGCCGCCGCCGGCGACGCGTACTTCCAGGTGCCGGATCCGAAGAACCTGTCGGTTCCGCAGGCGGCGCTGCTGGCGACAGTGCTCAACAACCCCACGCTGTTCGACGTCGACGACCTCAACGATCCGCGGACCGCCAAGCGGATCATCGAGCGGTATCGGTACGTCCTGGACGGCATGCAGCAGATGGGCACGATCACGCCGACCAAGGAGGCGCAGTACGCCAGCAAGCTGCCTAAACTCAACCCGAAACCGAAGAACAACCGCTACAAGGGCTGGGCCGGTTTTCTGCTCGACATGGCGCGCAAGGAACTGCTGCAACGTGGCTTCACCGAGGACCAGATCAGCGGCGGCGGTCTGCGGGTCACCACGACCTTCGACTACGACCAGCAGCAGAAGATGGTCAAAGCAGCGCAGAACAAACTGCCGGACAAGCATGACAACCTGCACATCGGGATGGCGTCGGTTCAGCCGGGCACGGGTGAACTGGTCGCCATGTACGGCGGGCCCGACTATCTGAAGAGTCAGTTGAACTGGGCGACGGCGAAGGCCAGACCTGGATCGGGGTTCAAGCCGTTCGCGCTGGCTGCGGCGCTGGAGGACAACAAGAGCCTCTACGACATCTTCCAAGGTGACAGCCCGATCAAGATCCAGGGCCAGAAGCTCGGCAACGAGTTCAACCGGGACTACGGCGACGTCACGTTGCTGAAGGCCACCGAGCAGTCGATCAACACTGCGTTCTACGACCTGGTCGACAACCAGATGGACAACGGGCCCGACAAGGTCGTGACCGCCGCGGAGGCGGCCGGTATCCCGAAGACGAAGTACCTTGAGGACGGGCGGAACAACCCGTCGACCGTGCTCGGCCCGGACCCCTACGCGTCGGCCGTCGACATGGCCGAGGCCTACGCGACGTTCGCGGCCGACGGTGTGTACGCACCGCTGCACGTGATCAAGGAGGTCAAGGGTCCGGACGGCAAGGTGCTCTGGAGCGAGAAGAGCCTCGACAAGCAGAAGAAGCAGGCCTTCCCCCAGGACATCGCGCGGACCGTCAACTTCGCCCTGCAGGACGTCGTGACCGATGGTACGGGTACGGGCGCCAAGGACCTCGGCCGTCCAGTGGCCGGCAAGACCGGTACGGCGGGTGGCGTCGCCGTCGAGGACCGTGCCAAGGACAAGGCCTGCGGTGGCTGCATGGCCGGTTCCGCGACCCTGACCTCCTGGTGGACCGGCTACACGCCGCAGCTCTCGACCGCGGTCGTGTACCGCGCCGGTAAGACTGGTGAGAGCAACCTCGACCCGTACTCGTCGGACAAGGCGTTCTTCGGTGGCAACTGGCCGCTGCAGACCTGGCTCGCGTTCATGAAGCCCGCCCTCGAGGGCGTCCCCGAAGTGAGCTTCCCGGACCCGAGTGGGGACCAGATCAAGGACACGACCACCCCGACGTACACGCCGTCGCCGACCAACACGCCGACGAATACGCCGAGCAGCACGCCGCCCCCGAGTACGCCTCCGCCGAGTACTCCGCCGCCCAGTACGCCGCCGCCGAACACGCCGACCGGCAAACCGACGAAGACCAAGCCGACGCAGACCACGACCACCCCGGTGATCACGCTGCCGACCGGCGGTCCGTCGAAACCGACCAACACGCCTCGAACACCCGGGACCGGACAGTAG
- a CDS encoding short-chain fatty acid transporter, whose translation MTDSHGKHARSDVEAEGLLARLALRFTAFTEKWLPDAFGFVLVGTFVVLLFGLVTGEPLLKRPDDPAATKGFGLVDAWGVGFWSLITFTLQMAMIIIGGYAVATSGPIARLITRLARIPKHPRSAVAFVAAVAMLASYLNWAFSLIFAAILAREVARNVPKADYRALGAMAFLGLGTVWAQGLSGSAALQVASASSSPPPVQEVIKAAGHASGLIPLSDTIFTWQALVATLIVYVVGVGMAWFVAPREGSARTAEDIGIELKPLIGRGSPYNGRRQEVRRPGDWLEHSPLFSVLIVLLGAVYLVRYFTGKSFFNALDLNTVNLVLFLLALLLHWRPWRMARAVRDGAPAAAGVLLQFPLYGGIFGMIAYTGISARLAGWLVHASSQFLFPPLVAIYSCILGIFVPSGGSKWVIEAPYVLQAANTLRVDAGWMVVVYDLGEASANLLQPFWMLPTLAILGLKARDIMGYTFTMFLACFPAALIAVTLLAPHVTR comes from the coding sequence ATGACCGACAGTCATGGGAAGCACGCCAGATCGGACGTCGAGGCCGAGGGCTTGCTCGCCCGGCTGGCCCTGAGGTTCACCGCGTTCACCGAGAAGTGGCTGCCGGACGCGTTCGGGTTCGTCCTGGTCGGTACGTTCGTGGTGCTGCTGTTCGGCCTGGTCACCGGTGAACCGCTGCTGAAACGCCCCGACGACCCGGCGGCAACGAAAGGCTTCGGGTTGGTCGACGCCTGGGGTGTCGGGTTCTGGTCGCTGATCACGTTCACCCTGCAGATGGCGATGATCATCATCGGCGGGTACGCCGTCGCGACCAGCGGACCGATCGCCCGATTGATCACCCGGCTGGCGCGGATCCCGAAGCACCCGCGCAGCGCCGTCGCCTTCGTCGCCGCGGTCGCGATGCTCGCGTCGTACCTGAACTGGGCCTTCAGCCTGATCTTCGCGGCGATCCTCGCGCGTGAGGTGGCGCGCAACGTACCGAAGGCGGACTACCGCGCGCTGGGTGCGATGGCGTTCCTCGGCCTCGGAACCGTGTGGGCCCAGGGATTGTCAGGGTCCGCGGCGCTGCAGGTGGCCAGTGCGAGCAGCAGCCCACCCCCGGTGCAGGAGGTGATCAAGGCGGCCGGCCACGCCAGCGGTCTGATCCCGCTCAGCGACACGATCTTCACCTGGCAGGCCCTCGTCGCGACGTTGATCGTGTACGTGGTGGGCGTCGGCATGGCGTGGTTCGTCGCACCGCGCGAAGGCAGTGCGCGGACCGCGGAGGACATCGGTATCGAACTCAAACCGCTGATCGGCCGCGGATCGCCGTACAACGGCCGCCGGCAGGAGGTACGCAGGCCTGGTGACTGGCTTGAGCACTCACCGCTGTTCAGTGTGCTGATCGTGCTGCTCGGCGCGGTCTATCTGGTGCGCTACTTCACCGGGAAGAGTTTCTTCAACGCGCTGGACCTCAACACCGTCAACCTTGTGCTGTTCCTGCTCGCGCTGCTCCTGCACTGGCGGCCGTGGCGGATGGCGCGCGCGGTCCGCGACGGCGCACCGGCGGCGGCCGGCGTACTGCTGCAGTTCCCCTTGTACGGCGGGATCTTCGGGATGATCGCCTACACCGGGATCTCCGCGCGGCTGGCCGGCTGGCTGGTACACGCGAGCAGTCAGTTCCTGTTCCCGCCGCTGGTCGCGATCTACTCGTGCATCCTCGGGATCTTCGTACCGAGCGGTGGCAGCAAGTGGGTGATCGAGGCGCCGTACGTACTGCAGGCCGCGAACACGCTGCGTGTCGACGCGGGTTGGATGGTCGTGGTGTACGACCTCGGCGAGGCGAGCGCCAACCTGCTGCAACCGTTCTGGATGCTGCCGACGCTCGCGATCCTCGGGCTCAAGGCGCGGGACATCATGGGCTACACGTTCACGATGTTCCTGGCGTGCTTCCCGGCGGCGCTGATCGCCGTGACATTGCTCGCACCGCACGTGACCAGGTAA
- a CDS encoding inositol-3-phosphate synthase yields the protein MTSIRVAIVGVGNCASSLVQGVHYYRDAKPEERVPGLMHVQFGDYHVRDVEFVAAFDVDGKKVGLDLADAIGASENNTIKICDVPPTGITVQRGHTLDGLGKYYRETITESDAAPVDVVAALREAAVDVLVCYLPVGSEQAAKFYAQCAIDAGVAFVNALPVFIAGTKEWADKFTAAGLPIVGDDIKSQIGATITHRVLTKLFEDRGVTVDRTYQLNVGGNMDFKNMLERERLESKKISKTQSVTSQLQDEIDPRNVHIGPSDYVAWLDDRKWAFIRLEGRNFGDVPLSLEYKLEVWDSPNSAGIIIDAIRAAKIAKDRGIGGPILSASSYFMKSPPEQYADDVAREQVEKFIRGEIDR from the coding sequence ATGACCTCGATCCGCGTGGCGATCGTCGGCGTCGGCAACTGCGCAAGCTCGCTCGTCCAGGGCGTGCACTACTACCGCGACGCGAAGCCGGAAGAGCGCGTCCCCGGTCTGATGCACGTCCAGTTCGGTGACTACCACGTCCGTGACGTGGAGTTCGTGGCCGCGTTCGACGTGGACGGCAAGAAGGTCGGCCTGGACCTCGCCGACGCCATCGGCGCCAGCGAGAACAACACGATCAAGATCTGCGACGTACCGCCGACCGGCATCACGGTGCAGCGCGGTCACACCCTCGACGGCCTCGGCAAGTACTACCGCGAGACCATCACCGAGTCCGACGCGGCGCCGGTCGACGTCGTCGCGGCGCTGCGTGAGGCTGCTGTCGACGTCCTGGTCTGCTACCTGCCGGTGGGTTCGGAGCAGGCCGCGAAGTTCTACGCGCAGTGCGCGATCGACGCGGGTGTCGCGTTCGTGAACGCGCTGCCGGTGTTCATCGCAGGCACCAAGGAGTGGGCGGACAAGTTCACTGCGGCCGGCCTGCCGATCGTCGGCGACGACATCAAGTCGCAGATCGGTGCGACCATCACGCACCGCGTGCTGACCAAGCTGTTCGAGGACCGCGGTGTCACCGTGGACCGCACGTACCAGCTGAACGTCGGCGGCAACATGGACTTCAAGAACATGCTCGAGCGCGAGCGCCTGGAGTCGAAGAAGATCAGCAAGACCCAGTCCGTCACCTCGCAACTGCAGGACGAGATCGACCCCCGCAACGTGCACATCGGCCCGTCGGACTACGTGGCCTGGCTGGACGACCGCAAGTGGGCCTTCATCCGCCTCGAGGGCCGCAACTTCGGCGACGTCCCGCTGTCCCTGGAGTACAAGCTCGAGGTCTGGGACTCCCCGAACTCGGCCGGCATCATCATCGACGCCATCCGCGCCGCCAAGATCGCCAAGGACCGCGGCATCGGTGGCCCGATCCTCTCCGCGTCGTCGTACTTCATGAAGTCCCCGCCCGAACAGTACGCCGACGACGTCGCCCGCGAGCAGGTAGAAAAGTTCATCCGCGGCGAAATCGACCGCTGA